In the genome of Luteitalea pratensis, the window ACAATGGCCCGCGGCGACCGTGTTGCTCGCCATCCCGCGCGTGATTGGCAAGTACAACTGCGACGCCTGTCCGTACCGTATCGGCTGGCTCGAGTCGCTCGGCGTGCCGCGTTCCCGGATCGTCGTGCTGACGCCCCCGACAGAGAACACGCGGGAAGAAATCCGCGTCGCCGCGAAATGGCTCGAGGATCGCCGGCTGACGCGATTGCTGCTGGTGACCTCGCCCCACCACACAAGGAGAGTGCGGGTACTGGCGGCCGCGTACGCCGGCCGACTCCGTCTCGGCACGGTCGCTTGTCCGGTCGCAGGAGGGGTGCCGACGCTGTGGTGGACGCGGCACTACGACAGGTTCTACGTGACCTACGAACTGGCGGCTCTGGCGGCGGGATGGTGGCGTCACGGTGAGCCGCCTTGGCTCGACTACGCGACACCCGGCCGGATCTCGGCCGATCCGCGTCGGTGATGTCCTCCGAGCGATTGTTACTGGGAATAGCTGAGGATGAGGAACGACATCACGACCCACGCCGCACCGATCATCAAGACGACCGGGTCTCTGAAGACAAAGTCCACAGGCCCATCTCCTGATCCTTCCTGTGCCTTGAAAATGATCCGAAAGATTCCGTAAGACACCAATGGGAGTGTCGCTGGCAGGTATTCGGTGCGATGAAGAGCCACGGTGCTAGCATCCACCGTATACAACGCATAAGTGACCAAGGTGACTGCTGCAGTGACCGATATTGCAACGTCGAGTTTCTGTGCAGAGTAGTTGGACAGCACTCCACGGTAGCGCTGATCGGCGGCGTGCGCGATTTCGACCCTTCGTTTTGTGAATCCAAGGAGTAGCGCCAGGAAGAACCCGCAGAGCAGCAGCCACGACGTCGGGCGAACAGGGATTGCCGCGGCACCCGCAAGGATGCGTAGCAGGAAGCCGACGGCAATGGACATCACGTCGGCAATGGTCTTGTGGCGCAGCAC includes:
- a CDS encoding YdcF family protein, whose translation is MTLVALVAGSPAPSWWLIREAPLDYPDAILSLTSHERERFQETASQARQWPAATVLLAIPRVIGKYNCDACPYRIGWLESLGVPRSRIVVLTPPTENTREEIRVAAKWLEDRRLTRLLLVTSPHHTRRVRVLAAAYAGRLRLGTVACPVAGGVPTLWWTRHYDRFYVTYELAALAAGWWRHGEPPWLDYATPGRISADPRR
- a CDS encoding decaprenyl-phosphate phosphoribosyltransferase — encoded protein: MRRRSVVCLAQTSCRVIAVSPTAPAASRGLALIRLCRPHHWVKNAFVLLPLVFTDAAITPAHVLRVVVVLAAFCCAASAIYCANDVMDRDADRAHPRKQHRPVASGQISAPMALAFAVILGVAAMWLALWASTWAAVLLAAYLANNLAYNLVLRHKTIADVMSIAVGFLLRILAGAAAIPVRPTSWLLLCGFFLALLLGFTKRRVEIAHAADQRYRGVLSNYSAQKLDVAISVTAAVTLVTYALYTVDASTVALHRTEYLPATLPLVSYGIFRIIFKAQEGSGDGPVDFVFRDPVVLMIGAAWVVMSFLILSYSQ